The nucleotide sequence CTGCAGATCCATCACGTCATTGTTGCGGTAGCGGTGGTTGACAAAGGGCCGCTTGCGGTGCTGGTTGGTGTCCAGGTAGTAGCGAAAGCCGTTTTCTTCAAATACCCGGACCACGCTGGCCAGCGCTTGCGGATGACCGGGATAGGAGTGGAACTCCACGAACAGATTCTGCACGTGACTTAGCGCGTCGTGGCAGTCAGCGAGTACCTCGGTTTCGGCGCCTTCGATGTCGATCTTCAGGAAATCAATGCGCTCTTCGGCCAGCAGGTAGTCGCGCAGCCGCACCGAGGGTACCTTTTTCTTTTCGGAATGGGAATACATGGACGAAGAATCGGCGGCTTCACTCCCGAACTCGACGCCATCGCCATTGATCCACACGGCTTTATCAATGACCTGTACATCGTCGATGCCATTGGTCCGAAGGTTTTCTTTGAGCAAAGCCGCAATGTTGGCCTCGGCTTCAAAAGCCGTAATGCGCGCCTGAGGGTACCTTTCCTTAAAGTACAGAACGCTCATGCCCACATTGGAGCCACAGTCC is from Salmonirosea aquatica and encodes:
- a CDS encoding FkbM family methyltransferase gives rise to the protein MFWLRQLLKEPYNALRTPRDRDFIRLLWHYGDRPRHVLTEVKFGRYRLRVPDTMSFLFQHQEIFADEYYLFSTTQKQPVILDCGSNVGMSVLYFKERYPQARITAFEAEANIAALLKENLRTNGIDDVQVIDKAVWINGDGVEFGSEAADSSSMYSHSEKKKVPSVRLRDYLLAEERIDFLKIDIEGAETEVLADCHDALSHVQNLFVEFHSYPGHPQALASVVRVFEENGFRYYLDTNQHRKRPFVNHRYRNNDVMDLQLNIFGWRETK